One genomic window of Pelagicoccus enzymogenes includes the following:
- a CDS encoding ABC transporter ATP-binding protein — MTHPPDNEAIATKIDIDLWKRIFRFALNHKRLLYPLMASAFVLSLIDAAYPIVTMKAIDIVQGGGVAKDLIPVAAWYLGLSLTLATLVYVFIRCAGSISHHIAFDIKRDCFKRLQELEFSFYDKQPTGWLISRLTADCDRLSRILAWGFLDVLWGSFFVAAMSIMMFIYHWKLALVVLATLPPLIVLSIYFQKKMLVASRQIRKHNARITASYNEGIAGVKTTKTLGRETENLNEFEGMSTDMYSASVRRAFFSAIYLPLVMLIGSLGSGLALWYGGLNVLSGSITLGILVAFISYAGNFFHPINQVAQILAEIQGAQAAGERVMGLLSTEPKIKDSEEVLQKIAGRNDLGHDPLLAIDGHPKHIDEIQFADVSFSYNEKEQVLKRFNLTVKRGQTIALVGPSGGGKSTIVSLVSRFYEPTSGEIRFNGIDYRQRSLDWLQGQLGIVLQTPHLFNGSVIENIRYGRLDATDKEIREAATLVNAHDFIMKLENGYDTVIGEGGARLSTGERQLISFARALLADPQIFVMDEATSSIDTETEKLIQDGMQRVFDGRISFVIAHRLSTIRSADQILVIQKGEIEEQGTHEELLAQRGHYYELYVNQFRREGEEQALEAG, encoded by the coding sequence ATGACTCACCCACCCGACAACGAAGCCATTGCCACCAAGATCGATATCGATCTCTGGAAACGCATCTTCCGCTTCGCCCTCAACCACAAGCGGCTCCTCTATCCACTTATGGCCAGCGCCTTCGTGCTCAGCCTCATCGACGCCGCCTATCCCATCGTCACCATGAAAGCGATCGACATCGTACAAGGAGGAGGCGTAGCCAAAGACTTGATACCGGTTGCGGCTTGGTATCTCGGACTCTCCCTAACCCTTGCGACCCTAGTCTACGTCTTCATTCGCTGCGCTGGCAGCATCTCCCATCATATCGCCTTCGACATCAAGCGTGACTGCTTCAAACGGCTGCAAGAGCTCGAATTCTCGTTCTACGACAAGCAACCCACCGGCTGGCTCATCTCGCGCCTCACCGCAGATTGCGACCGCCTCTCCCGCATCCTAGCGTGGGGCTTTCTCGACGTGCTTTGGGGCAGCTTCTTCGTGGCTGCCATGTCGATCATGATGTTCATCTACCACTGGAAGCTCGCCTTGGTCGTGCTCGCCACCCTGCCGCCCCTCATCGTCCTCAGCATCTACTTCCAAAAGAAGATGCTCGTCGCTTCGCGTCAGATCCGAAAGCACAACGCCCGCATCACCGCCTCCTACAACGAAGGCATCGCCGGCGTGAAAACGACCAAGACCCTTGGCCGCGAAACGGAAAACCTCAACGAGTTCGAAGGCATGTCTACCGACATGTACTCCGCTTCGGTGCGTCGCGCCTTCTTCAGCGCCATCTACCTGCCGCTCGTCATGCTCATCGGCAGCCTCGGTTCCGGCCTCGCGCTCTGGTACGGCGGCCTCAACGTCCTTAGTGGAAGCATCACCCTCGGCATCCTCGTCGCCTTCATCAGCTACGCCGGCAACTTCTTTCACCCAATCAACCAAGTGGCTCAAATCCTGGCTGAAATCCAAGGAGCCCAAGCCGCCGGCGAGCGGGTCATGGGTCTGCTCTCTACCGAGCCAAAAATCAAAGACTCCGAGGAAGTCCTGCAAAAAATAGCAGGCAGGAACGACCTTGGCCACGATCCCCTCCTCGCCATCGACGGCCACCCCAAGCACATCGACGAGATCCAGTTCGCCGACGTGTCTTTCTCCTATAACGAGAAGGAGCAAGTGCTCAAACGCTTCAACCTCACCGTGAAGCGCGGTCAAACCATCGCCCTTGTCGGACCTTCGGGCGGAGGCAAGAGTACCATCGTCAGTCTCGTATCCAGATTCTACGAACCGACATCCGGGGAAATCCGCTTTAACGGGATCGACTACCGGCAGCGCAGCCTCGACTGGCTGCAAGGCCAGCTGGGCATCGTGCTGCAGACGCCTCACCTCTTCAACGGTAGCGTCATCGAGAACATCCGCTACGGACGCCTCGACGCCACCGACAAAGAAATCCGGGAAGCAGCCACTCTGGTTAATGCTCACGACTTCATCATGAAGTTGGAAAACGGATACGATACTGTAATCGGCGAAGGCGGAGCTCGGCTCTCCACCGGGGAGCGACAACTCATATCCTTCGCCCGAGCCCTGCTGGCGGATCCGCAAATATTCGTGATGGACGAGGCCACCTCGTCCATAGATACCGAAACGGAAAAGCTCATCCAAGACGGCATGCAACGCGTCTTCGACGGTCGCATCAGCTTCGTAATCGCCCATCGGCTCTCCACTATTCGTTCAGCCGACCAGATCCTAGTTATTCAGAAAGGCGAAATCGAAGAGCAAGGCACCCACGAAGAGCTGCTCGCCCAACGCGGTCACTACTACGAACTCTACGTCAACCAGTTCCGCCGCGAGGGCGAAGAACAAGCCCTGGAGGCCGGATGA
- a CDS encoding ABC transporter ATP-binding protein: MTLKLHDASGKTLSGPKLVWTLISGFRSMYLWAALALFVATAFQFVIPLIGSATIDYVLMDQPKHDEPLLQSVITLIGGPQRVGQNLWIPAVAMLALAALGGLFNYYQKLAAAKASDGICKRLKDQLYDHIQRMSNRHLDQTQTGDLVQRCTSDVETTRIFLAAHIVEIGRGLILIATVLPIMLSMHVGLTIASMALIPVIILYSYLYIKKVKHLFTEVDEAEGRLTSVVQENITGIRVVRAFGRHDFEIAKFEKPNAEYRDSSIKLINIMSWFWSVADIASLTQIGIALIASSYLAMQGSVTIGTIFAFLALLNMVLWPVRMIGRILTDFGKTAVALQRINEILTQPFETEGDQVTLTPDRPVSGRIEFDKVTFAHNETEPTVQDISLQVEPGETLAILGPSGSGKTTLMHLLLRFYDCDSGSIKLDGMDVKELDRAYLRAQFGVVLQEPFLYSRSIRNNIQFGVSDAQQSDIEAAANMACIHETIQNFSDGYDTEIGEKGITLSGGQRQRVALSRAILRNPPILLLDDALSAVDNETESSIIDALQNRHGKQTTVVIAHRLSTLAHADKIVVLENGKITQFGTHQSLTAEDGLYRRLWAIQTQLEATLAKETEGRGDHGRETTTSA, from the coding sequence ATGACTCTAAAACTTCACGACGCCTCCGGCAAAACCTTGTCTGGCCCCAAGCTCGTCTGGACCCTCATCTCCGGGTTCCGCAGCATGTACCTCTGGGCAGCCCTCGCCCTGTTCGTAGCCACCGCCTTCCAGTTCGTCATCCCCCTCATCGGCAGCGCCACCATCGACTACGTCCTGATGGACCAACCCAAGCATGACGAGCCGCTGCTCCAATCCGTCATCACCCTCATCGGCGGTCCCCAACGCGTCGGGCAAAACCTCTGGATCCCCGCCGTGGCTATGCTGGCCTTAGCAGCTCTCGGCGGTCTCTTCAACTACTACCAAAAGCTGGCCGCCGCCAAGGCCTCCGACGGCATTTGCAAACGCCTCAAGGATCAGCTCTACGACCACATCCAACGCATGAGCAACCGCCACCTTGACCAGACCCAGACCGGCGACCTCGTGCAACGCTGCACCTCCGACGTGGAGACGACCCGCATCTTCCTAGCGGCTCACATCGTGGAAATCGGCCGCGGGCTCATCCTCATCGCCACCGTGCTGCCCATCATGCTCTCCATGCACGTCGGCCTTACCATCGCATCGATGGCCCTCATCCCGGTCATCATCCTCTACAGCTACCTCTACATCAAGAAGGTGAAACACCTCTTCACCGAGGTGGACGAAGCGGAAGGGCGCCTCACTTCCGTGGTGCAGGAAAACATAACCGGCATCCGCGTCGTACGGGCGTTCGGGCGACACGACTTCGAGATCGCGAAATTCGAAAAGCCCAACGCCGAATACCGCGACTCTAGCATCAAGCTCATCAACATCATGTCTTGGTTCTGGTCGGTCGCCGACATCGCCAGCCTCACACAAATCGGTATCGCCCTCATCGCCAGCAGCTACCTCGCCATGCAAGGCAGCGTAACGATCGGAACGATCTTCGCCTTCCTCGCCTTGCTCAATATGGTGCTCTGGCCCGTGCGCATGATCGGCCGTATCCTTACCGACTTCGGAAAAACCGCCGTCGCCCTGCAACGCATCAACGAAATCCTCACCCAGCCCTTCGAAACAGAGGGCGACCAAGTCACGCTCACTCCCGATCGCCCCGTGAGCGGGCGCATCGAATTTGACAAGGTCACCTTCGCCCACAACGAAACCGAGCCCACCGTGCAAGACATCAGCCTGCAGGTCGAGCCCGGCGAAACGCTGGCCATCCTCGGCCCCTCCGGTTCGGGCAAGACCACCCTCATGCACTTGCTGCTTCGCTTCTACGACTGCGACAGCGGAAGCATCAAACTTGACGGCATGGACGTGAAGGAGCTCGACCGAGCCTATCTTCGAGCCCAATTCGGAGTCGTGCTGCAAGAGCCCTTCCTCTATTCGCGCAGCATTCGCAACAACATCCAATTCGGCGTCAGCGATGCCCAGCAATCCGACATCGAAGCCGCTGCAAATATGGCCTGTATCCACGAAACCATACAAAATTTTTCCGATGGATACGATACTGAGATCGGCGAAAAGGGAATCACCCTCTCCGGTGGACAACGCCAGCGAGTCGCCCTCTCCCGAGCCATATTGAGGAACCCGCCCATCCTTCTGCTCGACGACGCCCTCAGCGCCGTCGACAACGAAACCGAGTCCTCCATCATCGACGCCCTGCAAAACCGCCACGGTAAGCAAACCACGGTCGTCATCGCCCATCGCCTCTCCACCCTTGCCCACGCCGACAAAATCGTGGTGCTCGAAAACGGCAAGATCACCCAATTCGGCACCCACCAAAGTCTCACCGCAGAGGACGGCCTCTACCGTCGCCTTTGGGCTATTCAAACCCAACTCGAAGCCACCCTAGCAAAAGAAACGGAAGGCAGGGGCGACCATGGTCGCGAAACCACAACCTCCGCCTAG
- the gluQRS gene encoding tRNA glutamyl-Q(34) synthetase GluQRS → MKSEFGQYVGRVAPTPTGYMHLGHACTFLEAQRRARAAGGKLLLRIEDLDQARCKAEFVDALEEDLAWAGLRWEPEVLRQSERLSWFREALGRLREAGAVYPCSCSRKDVAEAIRAPHVEGQEPVYPGTCRERRFVFGTEADALAINWRFRVPDGEAIAFVDGRMGEQRFVAGEDFGDFLVWRKDGFPSYELAVVADDLAQGVTEVVRGEDLLASTARQLLLYRALGEKAPDFFHCPLILDTEGRRLAKRAGSLGLRELRARGTKPEDLLSLAGRT, encoded by the coding sequence ATGAAGAGTGAGTTTGGACAATATGTGGGAAGGGTAGCGCCGACTCCGACGGGTTATATGCATTTGGGGCATGCTTGTACTTTCTTGGAGGCTCAACGGCGGGCTCGGGCAGCGGGGGGCAAGTTGCTCTTGCGTATCGAGGATTTGGATCAGGCTCGTTGCAAGGCGGAGTTCGTGGACGCCTTGGAGGAGGACTTGGCCTGGGCGGGGTTGCGTTGGGAGCCCGAGGTGCTGCGCCAGAGCGAGCGCTTGTCTTGGTTTCGGGAGGCGCTCGGTCGCTTGCGCGAGGCGGGGGCAGTGTATCCTTGTTCCTGCTCGCGTAAGGACGTAGCGGAGGCGATTCGGGCTCCCCATGTGGAAGGGCAGGAGCCTGTCTACCCGGGAACCTGTCGGGAGCGTCGCTTCGTCTTCGGGACTGAAGCGGACGCCTTGGCTATCAACTGGCGCTTTCGGGTGCCGGATGGCGAGGCGATCGCCTTCGTGGACGGGCGTATGGGAGAGCAGCGTTTCGTGGCGGGGGAGGACTTTGGCGATTTCCTCGTATGGCGAAAGGATGGCTTCCCGTCCTACGAGCTGGCGGTGGTGGCGGACGACTTGGCGCAAGGCGTCACGGAGGTGGTGCGAGGCGAGGACTTGCTGGCGTCCACGGCGCGGCAGCTTTTGTTATACCGCGCATTAGGAGAAAAGGCACCGGACTTTTTTCATTGTCCTTTAATATTGGATACAGAGGGAAGGCGCCTTGCTAAGCGGGCTGGCTCGCTGGGGTTGCGTGAATTGAGGGCTCGAGGGACGAAGCCAGAGGACTTGCTTTCGCTTGCGGGCAGAACTTAG
- a CDS encoding MarC family protein, with product MAFSIEFLLLSAVSLFTIVNPFSVVPAFLAITPGDTLQERRAAARMACTIGTCLLILTALAGEFVFSLLGITLPALQIAGGIILFSIGFEMVRAPDAPKRLNEKERAVARDKEDVGVTPLAVPLLCGPGAVSTVIILKSQATSFWDSGMLLLSIPAVYFVSYLVLSASAQGGNWLNPILLRILRRVMGLLFAVIAVQFVVNGVEKLPLLKALSTAAPSG from the coding sequence ATGGCGTTTTCCATCGAGTTCCTGCTCCTGTCTGCGGTCTCCTTGTTCACGATCGTGAACCCTTTTTCGGTAGTGCCTGCTTTTTTGGCGATCACTCCGGGAGATACTCTGCAGGAGCGTCGCGCGGCGGCTCGAATGGCGTGCACGATCGGCACCTGCTTGTTGATCCTGACCGCTCTGGCGGGCGAGTTCGTCTTCAGTCTGTTGGGGATCACCTTGCCCGCTCTGCAGATCGCGGGGGGAATCATCTTGTTTTCTATCGGCTTTGAGATGGTGAGGGCTCCGGATGCTCCGAAGCGTTTGAATGAGAAGGAGCGTGCGGTCGCTCGCGACAAGGAGGATGTGGGGGTGACGCCGCTTGCGGTGCCCTTGCTTTGCGGGCCTGGGGCGGTGTCCACGGTGATTATCCTCAAGAGCCAAGCGACGTCATTTTGGGACAGCGGGATGCTTTTGCTGAGTATTCCTGCAGTTTATTTCGTGAGCTACCTGGTGCTCAGCGCCTCTGCTCAAGGGGGAAACTGGCTTAATCCGATTTTGCTGCGGATTTTGCGTCGGGTGATGGGGTTGCTTTTTGCGGTGATCGCGGTTCAGTTTGTTGTGAACGGTGTTGAGAAGCTTCCTCTGTTGAAAGCGCTCTCGACCGCGGCGCCGAGTGGATGA
- a CDS encoding BCCT family transporter, producing the protein MEENEKGQQKRFFRMEINPPVFYGSALLILVFVLFGAVLPEQAQSVFGGMQDLVTEKFGWFYVLAVAGFLVFVLLVAVSRYGDIKLGPDHSEPDYSYTSWFAMLFSAGMGIGLMFFGVAEPVMHFAAPPEASAETVEAARDAMRITFFHWGMHAWAIYAVVALSLAYFAFRHNLPLTIRSAFYPLIGDRIYGPIGHAADIFAVLGTLFGVATSLGFGVIQVNSGLNYLFGMPVSPTMQVVLIVVITGFASLSVGLGLDSGIRRISELNVVLALSLLLFVLVTGPTFFIAETFVQNTGNYLSNLFESTFNLYAYEPRGWIGGWTLFYWGWWIAWSPFVGMFIARVSRGRTIRQFVIGVLFVPVGFTFLWLTVFGDTALHMILEQGIAELATAVSADTSVALFKFFEHLPFSSITSFVATLLVITFFVTSSDSGSLVVDMLTSGGKAESPLWQRLFWASAEGVVAITLLLAGGLGALQAATIASALPFALVMVFMCWGLMRSLRVESAKMGARPVGRPILSGEGKGVAWQHRLGQLLFHPKEQEVLRFIDQVVEPAFEDVKRAFAEKSVEGRVARGEDGRCWFEVGHGEEPDFYYSIRVVPYEAPAFAMVDTKGKRLEELRYCRPEVYLIEGGQGYQVMNWSKDEIIHDVLDQYERHLNFMEAIR; encoded by the coding sequence ATGGAAGAGAATGAAAAGGGACAACAAAAGCGGTTTTTCCGCATGGAAATCAACCCGCCGGTGTTTTATGGATCGGCTCTGCTCATCCTGGTCTTCGTACTTTTTGGGGCAGTTTTACCGGAGCAGGCCCAATCCGTTTTTGGCGGTATGCAGGATCTGGTCACGGAGAAGTTTGGCTGGTTCTATGTTTTGGCGGTGGCGGGCTTCCTCGTTTTTGTGCTTCTGGTCGCCGTCTCTCGATATGGAGATATTAAGCTAGGGCCGGATCACAGCGAGCCTGACTACAGCTATACCTCTTGGTTCGCGATGCTATTCTCGGCGGGCATGGGAATCGGGCTTATGTTTTTCGGAGTGGCAGAGCCGGTGATGCACTTTGCGGCTCCGCCGGAGGCTTCGGCAGAAACGGTGGAAGCGGCTCGCGATGCGATGCGAATCACGTTTTTCCACTGGGGCATGCATGCTTGGGCGATCTATGCGGTGGTGGCCTTGTCATTGGCGTATTTCGCGTTCCGCCACAATTTGCCTCTGACTATAAGGTCGGCATTCTATCCGTTGATTGGGGATCGAATCTATGGACCGATTGGCCACGCAGCTGACATCTTCGCGGTCTTGGGTACTTTGTTTGGCGTGGCGACTTCCCTTGGTTTCGGCGTGATCCAAGTGAATTCCGGGTTGAACTACTTGTTTGGCATGCCGGTTTCGCCGACAATGCAGGTCGTGCTGATCGTGGTCATCACTGGCTTTGCTTCGTTGTCGGTGGGCTTGGGCCTGGACTCTGGAATTCGTCGCATATCTGAGCTGAACGTGGTGCTCGCCCTTTCTCTGCTGTTGTTTGTCCTGGTTACGGGACCGACATTTTTTATCGCGGAGACCTTTGTTCAGAACACGGGCAACTACCTTTCGAACCTCTTCGAGAGTACCTTCAACTTGTATGCGTATGAGCCCCGCGGCTGGATTGGCGGTTGGACATTATTCTACTGGGGCTGGTGGATCGCGTGGTCGCCGTTTGTGGGCATGTTCATCGCTCGGGTTTCGCGCGGGCGGACGATCCGGCAGTTCGTGATTGGCGTTTTGTTCGTGCCGGTGGGCTTTACCTTTCTTTGGCTGACCGTGTTTGGAGATACGGCCTTGCACATGATTCTGGAACAGGGAATCGCGGAGCTGGCGACGGCAGTGTCGGCCGACACCTCGGTCGCCTTGTTCAAGTTTTTCGAACACCTGCCATTTTCGAGTATAACGTCTTTTGTCGCAACTCTGCTGGTGATCACCTTCTTCGTCACTTCTTCGGACTCCGGTTCCTTGGTGGTCGATATGTTGACTTCGGGTGGCAAGGCGGAGTCGCCTCTTTGGCAGCGGCTCTTCTGGGCCTCGGCCGAGGGCGTGGTGGCGATCACTTTGCTGCTGGCGGGCGGCTTGGGCGCTTTGCAAGCAGCGACCATTGCGAGCGCCTTACCTTTCGCCTTGGTTATGGTATTCATGTGTTGGGGACTGATGCGTTCCCTGCGAGTTGAGTCTGCTAAGATGGGGGCTCGGCCAGTGGGACGACCGATCTTGTCGGGTGAAGGTAAAGGGGTCGCTTGGCAGCACCGATTGGGGCAGTTGCTTTTTCATCCGAAAGAGCAGGAGGTTCTGCGTTTCATCGACCAAGTGGTGGAGCCGGCGTTCGAAGATGTAAAGAGGGCGTTTGCGGAGAAGTCGGTGGAGGGCCGGGTGGCTCGTGGAGAAGACGGGCGTTGTTGGTTTGAGGTCGGGCATGGCGAGGAACCCGACTTTTATTACAGCATACGTGTCGTGCCCTATGAAGCTCCTGCGTTTGCTATGGTGGATACAAAAGGTAAACGCCTCGAGGAACTTCGGTACTGTCGGCCCGAGGTTTATCTGATCGAGGGAGGGCAGGGCTACCAAGTGATGAATTGGAGCAAGGATGAAATTATACATGACGTACTTGACCAGTATGAGCGTCACTTGAATTTCATGGAGGCGATTCGCTAG
- the ybeY gene encoding rRNA maturation RNase YbeY, translated as MTEKQNAPARVQVNSLCPRLEYEESEIERLINVLDKAGAFDAPPGELSIAFVEKDYIAQLHDQFMGDPSPTDVITFPPDPDTDQAGEIIVCPQVAREFAKKENLSFSDELSLYLIHGYLHLCGFDDIDDADRALMRRAEQQALEVVRKAKAMPSFNLAP; from the coding sequence ATGACCGAAAAACAGAACGCGCCAGCGCGAGTACAAGTAAATAGTCTGTGCCCAAGACTCGAATACGAAGAGTCCGAAATAGAACGCCTCATCAACGTCCTCGATAAAGCAGGAGCATTCGACGCCCCTCCCGGCGAACTGTCTATCGCCTTCGTCGAAAAAGACTACATCGCCCAACTGCACGACCAGTTCATGGGCGACCCCTCGCCCACGGACGTCATCACCTTTCCGCCCGATCCCGACACCGACCAAGCAGGCGAGATAATCGTCTGCCCCCAAGTCGCCCGCGAATTCGCGAAAAAGGAAAACCTCTCTTTCAGCGACGAACTCTCCCTCTACCTCATCCATGGCTACCTGCACCTCTGCGGCTTCGACGACATCGACGACGCAGACCGCGCCCTCATGCGCCGCGCCGAGCAACAAGCCCTCGAAGTTGTCCGCAAAGCCAAAGCCATGCCTTCCTTCAATCTCGCTCCCTAA